The following coding sequences lie in one Chrysiogenia bacterium genomic window:
- a CDS encoding carboxymuconolactone decarboxylase family protein — MNETISYEREIPELFKLLGQVHEGLSGGAVPRPLLHLIQLRASQINGCGFCVKMHTREARQDGETSERLDRLIVWEHVSDFTEAERAALAWTEALTRLERGTDYAAMRETLRAHFDETQIAEIGAAIAMINLWNRFQVSKH, encoded by the coding sequence ATGAACGAGACGATTTCCTATGAGCGCGAGATTCCCGAACTTTTCAAACTGCTGGGGCAGGTCCACGAGGGGCTCTCCGGCGGGGCGGTGCCGCGGCCGCTGCTCCACCTGATTCAGCTTCGCGCCTCCCAGATCAACGGCTGCGGGTTCTGTGTGAAGATGCACACGCGCGAGGCGAGGCAGGACGGCGAAACCAGCGAGCGGCTCGACCGGCTCATCGTGTGGGAGCATGTGAGCGACTTCACCGAGGCCGAACGGGCGGCACTGGCCTGGACCGAGGCCCTCACGCGGCTCGAACGGGGCACTGACTACGCGGCTATGCGGGAAACGCTCCGCGCGCACTTCGATGAAACGCAGATCGCGGAGATCGGCGCGGCCATTGCGATGATCAATCTGTGGAACCGCTTTCAGGTCTCGAAACACTGA